A window of Bacteroidota bacterium contains these coding sequences:
- a CDS encoding menaquinone biosynthesis protein — translation MKKVKISAVSYLNTIPFVFGLQNSEINELIDLSLDIPADCAKKLKTGKTDIALVPIAILPEIEDYKIISDFCIGANREVKSVILFSETKLENIKTIYLDYQSLTSINLVKILVKYFWKIDVDFKKTEAGFESNVIKNSDAAVIIGDRAFLYLDKYKYKYDLANEWYKFTNLPFVFAVWATKSEFDKTFEEKFNRSLGFGINNISEAIKSHAKISFNVEDIKNYLNNNISYNFDEKKKKGMQLFFEYLKNVD, via the coding sequence ATGAAAAAAGTCAAAATATCGGCAGTTTCGTACCTAAATACAATCCCATTTGTTTTTGGTTTACAAAATTCTGAAATAAATGAGCTGATTGATTTATCATTAGATATTCCGGCAGATTGTGCCAAAAAACTGAAAACAGGGAAAACTGATATTGCACTGGTACCGATTGCAATTCTTCCAGAAATTGAGGATTATAAAATAATTTCTGATTTTTGTATAGGAGCAAACCGTGAGGTAAAATCAGTGATTCTTTTTAGCGAAACCAAACTTGAAAATATAAAAACTATTTATCTGGATTATCAATCGCTTACTTCTATAAATTTGGTAAAAATTCTGGTAAAATATTTTTGGAAAATTGATGTGGATTTTAAAAAAACAGAAGCAGGATTCGAATCGAATGTGATAAAAAACTCCGATGCAGCTGTAATTATTGGAGACAGAGCATTTTTATATTTAGACAAATACAAATACAAATACGATTTAGCAAACGAATGGTATAAATTTACAAATTTGCCTTTCGTATTTGCTGTCTGGGCAACAAAATCGGAGTTTGATAAAACATTTGAAGAGAAATTTAACAGAAGTTTAGGTTTTGGTATAAATAATATTTCGGAAGCAATAAAATCACATGCCAAAATATCTTTTAATGTAGAGGATATAAAAAATTACCTTAATAATAATATTAGTTACAATTTCGATGAAAAGAAGAAAAAGGGAATGCAATTGTTTTTTGAGTATTTGAAAAACGTTGATTAG
- a CDS encoding TAXI family TRAP transporter solute-binding subunit produces MKTKISFTLFLSLIYFSITVLNAQVKIVTGFKNGSYTEMANDIKRVAKDVIKVDTSFVKEGEFKITETEVPFVSIKTTTGSYFNGKRLIGNINKKEKEVFFIQEDVLTFIKDKSEREKGKDCTKDIRILLPLGKEEIHLIVRADSRIKSIKDLRNRTVSIGSVNQGTNITASTIKEITGINWKSVNMSFGKAKTALLSGNIDAFFFVGSAPVKDIASAGTDSRFKLVPISDKKLDKHFMKSSIFADAYKWIDADVGTYSVNVFLATNVKTEDFEDAENVRILLSTIKQNIAKLQEKGHKGWKFVKFDFSKVVNWEIHEAAMKVFDLY; encoded by the coding sequence ATGAAAACAAAAATTAGTTTTACTTTATTTTTAAGCTTGATTTATTTTAGTATAACTGTATTAAATGCACAGGTTAAAATAGTTACAGGATTTAAAAATGGTTCATACACCGAAATGGCTAATGATATTAAAAGGGTAGCCAAAGATGTAATTAAAGTTGACACAAGTTTTGTAAAAGAGGGAGAGTTTAAAATCACTGAAACTGAAGTCCCTTTCGTTTCAATAAAAACAACCACCGGTAGTTATTTCAATGGAAAACGATTAATTGGAAATATAAATAAAAAGGAAAAAGAGGTATTTTTTATTCAAGAAGATGTTTTAACTTTCATTAAAGACAAGAGTGAAAGAGAAAAAGGCAAAGATTGCACAAAGGATATTAGAATTTTGCTTCCGCTGGGGAAAGAAGAAATTCACCTGATTGTGAGAGCTGACAGTAGAATAAAATCAATAAAAGATTTACGAAATCGAACAGTATCAATAGGTTCTGTCAATCAAGGGACAAATATTACTGCCTCAACTATAAAAGAAATTACAGGTATAAACTGGAAATCTGTAAATATGTCGTTCGGTAAAGCTAAAACTGCACTTCTTAGCGGAAATATAGACGCATTTTTCTTTGTAGGTTCTGCACCTGTTAAAGATATTGCTTCGGCAGGAACCGACAGTAGATTTAAACTGGTACCCATTTCTGATAAAAAATTAGACAAACATTTCATGAAATCAAGCATTTTTGCAGATGCCTATAAATGGATTGATGCCGATGTTGGGACATATTCTGTGAATGTTTTTCTTGCTACAAATGTAAAAACTGAAGATTTTGAGGATGCCGAAAATGTAAGAATTCTACTTTCTACAATAAAGCAAAATATTGCAAAACTTCAGGAAAAAGGACATAAAGGCTGGAAATTTGTGAAATTTGATTTCTCGAAAGTCGTTAATTGGGAAATTCATGAAGCAGCCATGAAAGTTTTTGATTTATATTAA
- a CDS encoding alpha/beta fold hydrolase, with protein sequence MKFIFRLILFSLFLIISSCGSYKYIPGNLANRKINIPQQVSVKENFWKISESIDIFFQGIGKGKKVLIVQGGYLIPSVEIWDGLKDLESNFRFYYYHQRACGNSTRPIDKFKSKSFERNSKILVKNLGIEALVTDIEKIRRILGEEKITLIGHSAGALIATLYALEFPENIDTLILVSPINIFSKAEYSYNFYNHVKETLPKTFHEEYDEYIHNLFNYKYLFFKNELLLNYLNTEFTKYFSTAILRNKSELKFDKNLEIIGGWQTHALHLSLTPEMDLKKYFNKIKASTLIIYGENDVSPKEVALEFQKFIPNSILKIIPNSGHYPFNENPDAFLNVIRNFLKNNE encoded by the coding sequence ATGAAATTCATTTTTCGCCTGATTCTTTTTTCTTTATTCTTAATTATTTCGAGCTGTGGTTCTTATAAATATATTCCGGGAAATTTAGCTAATCGAAAAATTAATATTCCGCAACAAGTTAGTGTTAAAGAGAATTTTTGGAAAATTTCGGAAAGTATTGACATTTTTTTTCAAGGCATTGGCAAGGGGAAAAAAGTTTTGATTGTTCAGGGTGGATATTTAATTCCTTCGGTAGAAATTTGGGATGGCTTGAAAGATTTGGAATCCAATTTTCGTTTTTATTATTACCATCAGCGGGCTTGTGGAAACTCTACAAGACCAATCGATAAGTTTAAATCAAAGAGTTTTGAAAGAAATTCAAAAATATTGGTGAAAAATTTGGGGATTGAAGCTCTGGTTACGGATATCGAAAAGATTAGACGAATTCTTGGTGAAGAAAAAATTACATTGATTGGACATTCGGCAGGAGCACTTATTGCTACATTGTATGCTTTAGAATTTCCCGAAAATATTGACACTTTGATTTTGGTTTCACCAATCAATATTTTTTCAAAAGCTGAATATTCATATAATTTTTACAATCATGTAAAGGAGACTCTTCCTAAAACTTTTCACGAAGAATATGACGAATATATTCATAATTTATTCAATTATAAATACTTGTTTTTTAAGAACGAGCTTTTGTTGAATTATTTAAATACTGAATTTACCAAATATTTTTCTACTGCAATTCTCAGGAATAAATCAGAACTAAAATTTGATAAAAATCTTGAGATAATTGGTGGATGGCAAACACATGCTTTGCATTTGAGTTTAACGCCAGAGATGGATTTGAAAAAATATTTTAATAAAATAAAAGCTTCAACTCTAATAATTTATGGAGAAAATGATGTTTCGCCAAAAGAAGTTGCTCTTGAGTTTCAAAAATTTATACCTAATTCTATTCTAAAAATTATTCCAAATTCCGGCCATTATCCTTTCAATGAAAATCCTGATGCATTCCTTAATGTTATAAGAAATTTTTTAAAAAATAATGAGTAA